The DNA region CGTCGCATTCGTCCAGCGCCGACAGCAATTGTGCCACCGGACTATCCGCTTTTCGCCACCACGTGCGCAACTCGGGATAGCCGACCATGCCGCGCCATTCTGCCATCGGCATGCCGAGCCCATCGCGCTCGAATTCGCGCCGGAACACCTCCATGCCGATCTCGCCTGCCGCGACCTGGCGCAGCAACGCATACCACGCGGCGAACCGCTGTTCCTGCGGCGCCATCCCCAGCAGCTTCGGCCAGTCGAGCAGCATGCGCCACAGATGTTCCTGCATGGCCTCGCACAGGATCGCCTGTTCCGCCTGCGCGGCCTCCGGCCACGGCTGCTGCCGCGCCGCCTGCAGCGCGGCATGGGACGCCGCCCCTTGTGCCTTGCCGCACACGCTGAACAGCAAGGGCACGATATGCAGCACCTGCGCCGGAGTCTTGCCCGGCAACAGCTGCGCGGCCATCGGGCGCGAGGAACGGATAGCCGTCGCGCGCACCGTCGCACCGTCCCAGATCACCCCAAGAACCAACTTGCCGATATCCGCCAAACCCGCATCCCCACAAAATCGCCGTACAGAAAATCCGCCTGGATATGATCGTACACCACCCGGCAAATATCGCACTCCATCCCGCCGCAAGGATGGCACATGAACGCATCAACTGCGGATTTCGCAACGTAATTGCCGCGCCCCCACTCGATCAATTTAAAAAATTCATATTTTTATTCATTAAGTTACAAGACATCCCCATTTTTACATCCGCGCGAAGCAAGGCATAGCAAACGAGGCACAGGGGGATGCGTCCGGGCGCCCTCTCGAATGTGAGAATGGCGTCAAAACGGCGGAAATGACGAATTGACCGGTTAATATCCTGTTGTTCCGCTCAATAAATCGGATTACTTGCCGTTAGAGTACCCAGCGAGCGGATGACTGGAAGCATCGGAGCCCATCGGGGGACCTACTCCAGCAGATCACATGTCTTACCCAACAGGCTGCGCGAAGTTTAAAGACAGCCTGGAAAATAACGAACGATAGACCACAGGGATGAGAAAAATGCCAAATTTCATCAAATCGAGTATCGCCGTCAAAGTCCAGCTCACCGTACAGCTCCTGCTGCTGGTGGTAAGCATCATAACTGCCGTCTCGTTCTACCGCATTGAAAGCGAGGCCAACATGCGCGGAGCGGAAAACAAGATACGGGCGCTGGCGGACGGCGTGATCAACGGCGCAAACATGCTGATGCTGAACGGCATCATCAGCGACGTCGAGCAGCGCAAACTGTTCATCACCAAGATGGGTTCCGGTGAAGACATCAAATCCCTGCGCCTCATCCGCAACAAGCTGGTGCAGGAACAGTTCGGCAAAGGGCTGCCGGAAGAGCAGCCCGAGGGCGAGGCGGAACACAAGGCGCTGGACGACGGCAAGGAAGTGTACGAGCAGCGCGGCGACGTGCTGCACGGCATCGTGCCCTACACCGAAAGCAAGAACTTCAGGGGCACCAACTGCCTGATGTGCCACAACGTGCCCGAGGGCTACCATAACGGCGCTTCCGTGGTGGATCTGGATATCTCGGCCAACAATGCCGAACTGCGCATGCTGGTGTGGATATCGATCGCCGTCATCGTGACCGTGCAGATCGTGCTGTTCTTCCTGTTCAGATTCATCCTGCACAAATTCGTGTCCGACCCGGCCGGCCGCATGCGCTCCGCGATCATGGAGATCAGCAGCACCGGCGACTTCACCCGCCGTGTCCAGGTGGACAGCGAAGACGAGATCGGCCAGACCGCGCAATCGTTCAACGAATTGATGGGCAACCTGCAATCCGCCTTCCGTCAGGTGCATGACGGCATCGAGAAGGTCGCCGAATCCTCGCATTCGCTGTCGACTTCCTCACAGCAGGTGGCCAGCAGTTCGACCAACCAGAGCGAAGCCGCTGCAGCCATGGCGGCCACCATCGAACAGATCACCGTGAGCATCGCGCAAGTTTCGGAAGGCGCACGCGAAGCGCTGAGGATATCGCGCAGCTCGGGCGAACTGTCGGACAAGGGCGGCGAGATCATCCACCGCACCGCGGAGGAAATGAAGAAGATCGCCGAAACCGTGCGCCAGACCTCGGTCTCGATCGGCAACCTCGGCGAGCAATCGACCAAGATTTCCTCCATCGTGAAAGTGATCAAGGAAATCGCCGACCAGACCAACCTGCTGGCGCTGAATGCCGCCATCGAGGCGGCGCGCGCCGGCGAACAGGGACGCGGCTTTGCGGTGGTGGCAGACGAGGTGCGCAAGCTGGCGGAACGCACTACCCAGTCCACGCAAGAGGTGACGCAGATGATCGACACCATCCAGAGCGCCTCCCAGGCGGCGGTGAGCGGCATGGATTCGACCGTGCTCCAGGTGGACAGCGGCGTGGCGCTCGCCCAGCAGGCCGGCGATGCCATCAACCAGATCAAGATCGAATCCAGCCAGGTACTGCAGACCGTCAGCGGCATCTCCGCCTCGCTGGAAGAACAGAGCAAGGCCAGCAACGACATCGCGGCCCATATCGAGAAGGTCGCCCAGATGACCGAGCAGAACAGCAAGGCCGCAGACCAGACCGCCGAGTCCGCCAACCGCCTGGCGGAACTGTCCGACAACATGCAGACCACGGTGAACCGCTTCAGGATCTGACCCGCCGCCTCAGCTCAGCAGAAAATGAAAAGCCTCGCATCGCTGCGAGGCTTTTTCTTGCGCGGCCCAAACCGGCGCGCTATTGCGGCGGCGCGAGGTCACGGTCGTACCGGGAGAGCGGCATATTGCTTCCGGGCTGCCCAGCCCCTGCGGTAGTGCGCTGGATAGCGGCCGCGAAGCCGGGCGCGATTTCGGGAGCTGCGATGCGGTGGATACTGATGCGAGTTCCTTTGCTCGACAGCTAACGCAACATGCCTGACCTGCCGCAGAATATTCTAGAATGAGCGCCCGCTCCCGGCCTGTCGCCGAATTACCAGGGTCACCCCATGATTGAAGAACGTTTAATCAACATCGAAACAAAGATTGCCTTCCAGGAAGACCAGGTCGAGGAACTGAACAAGACCGTCTATCAGCAGCAGCAAAAACTGGAACGGCTTGAAGCGATCTGCGAAGCGCTTGCCAGGCAAGTACGGTCGCTGTCTGAAGCAAGGAATGAAGGCATGCCGGCGAATGAAAGGCCGCCGCATTACTAGCCTGCCGTCCTGCCGAGGAATTTATCCGTTTGCGATAGCCTAAAGGCCTTGATACAGATAACGCTGAAACCCGGTAAACAGGTTGCGTATCTCCGCAATATCGCCGCCCAGGTCTGCGACTGCATCGGGAATCGAATCGTGGTATTTGAGCCGCAGCAGCTTGGTCAGCTTCTCCTGCTCCAGCTCTTCCACACCCTCGTGCACATAGTGCGATAGCACGAAACCAAGAAAAGCCTGCTGCTTGTCGCTGAAATGATCGTGTATTTCCTGATGCGCGGATGCAGCCCGCTCCTTGCGCGTGATCGGCTGCATGGCGAATGCCACATGCGCCAGCACGTCGAACAGATCGCTGTTCTCTGCATCGATAATCTTTTGCATCTCGGCTAGCTGCTCCTTGCCGAAGCCTTTTTCTGCCAAACCCTCCAGCAGCTTCTTGCGTGTGTCCGGCAAACTCCACAGCGTACGCAGCTCGTCTTCATCCTTGAAGAACTCCGGTAGCTGACCGAACAGCAGCGTCAGGAATTCTGCCGCCGAAATCGGCTTGCCATCCGGTCCCCAGAAAGTTGTCACCGAAATATGCTGAATGGTGCGCTCCTTGCCATCGCGCAGTTTCACGCGCACCTTGGGTTTGCTCTCATATTCTGGGCGCGGCTGCCTGGCTTCCGGCGGCGTCCTGGGTTCGATAGGCGGAAAGGCCTTATCGCCGCCGTTATCCACCTCCGCCTCGCCATCCCACTCCGGGTCGTTGAACAGCTTGTGCGCTTTCACGAAGTCGTAAATGGTGAAGTAGTCCTTGCCGTCGTACAGTCGCGTACCGCGCCCGATGATCTGCTTGAACTCGATCATCGAATTGATAGGCCGCATCAACACGATGTTGCGCACGTTGCGCGCATCCACTCCCGTAGAAAGTTTCTGCGAAGTAGTAAGGATGGTCGGGATGCTCTTTTCATTATCCTGAAAATCGCGCAGGTACTGCTCGCCCAGCGCACCGTCGTTCGCCGTCACCCGCACGCAATACAGCGAATCGGTGCTGACCGTCTTCAACTGGTTGATCAGGTCGCGCACCAGCAGTGCATGGGCCTGATTGGCACAGAACACCAGCGTCTTTTCGCGCTGGTTGATGGAATCCATAAAAAGCTTAACGCGATACTTCTCACGTTCCACGATCTCGATGCTGCGATTGAAATCCTTTTCCTCATACAGCTTGCCCGCCTCGATTTCGCCCTCGACCAGCCTGTCGTCCGAGGTGTAGCGATATTCGTCCAGCGTGGTGGCGTACTGCTTCACGCGGAACGGCGTGAGGAAGCCGTCGTTGATGCCTTCCTTCAGCGAGTACACATACACCGGCTCGCCGAAGTAGGCGTAGGTGTCGGCATTGTCTTTGCGCCTGGGCGTGGCGGTCAGGCCGAGCTGCACCGCAGGCGCGAAGTATTCGAGGATGCCGCGCCAGGTGCTTTCGTCGTTCGCCCCGCCCCGGTGGCACTCGTCGATGATGATGAAGTCGAAAAAGTCCGGCGGGTATTCGCCGAAGTACGGTGTTGGCTCCCCTCGCCCTTCGGGAGAGGGGCCGGGGGTGAGGGCCTGCCCGCTCATAAAAGTCTGAAAAATCGTAAAAAACACACTCCCATTCTTCGGCACGCGCCCCTTCTTACGAATGTCATCCGGCGCGATGCGCACCAGCGCATCTTCCGGAAAAGCCGAGAAAGAGTTGTACGCCTGATCCGCCAGAATGTTGCGGTCGGCGAGGAACAGAATGCGCGGCTGGCGCGCCGCATCGCGCTTCAGGTTCCAGCGCGACTTGAACAACTTCCACGCCAACTGGAACGCAATGAAAGTCTTGCCCGTCCCCGTCGCCAGCGTCAGCAGAATACGCTGCCGGTTATCGGCAATCGCCTCCAGCACAGCGTTGATCGCGCTGTCCTGATAGTAGCGCGAACCCCACATGCCGCCCTTGTCCTCGAACGGCACGGCAGCAAAACGCTCGCGCCAATCGTTCGCCACGGCGAAGGTACGATTCCACAATTCTTCGGGAGAGGGATAAGCATCCACATCGCCCTCCACCCCGCTCTGCATATCCACGCCGTAGATGCGCAGCCCGTTCGTGGCATAGGTGAAGCGCGCCCCGATCTTGCCCGCGTACTGCTTGGCCTGCGCCAAGCCCTCGGTGTAGGGCAGGTCGCGGCGCTTCGCCTCCACCACCGCCAGCTTGTGGTTGCGATACACCAGCACATAGTCCGCAATCTCCGGCTTGCTGCGTTGCCCTGCCCCCTGCAAGCGCCCCTCGGTGATGCGGTATTCGCGCATCACCCGGCTGCCCTCCACCTCGCCCCAGCCTGCGGCTTTCAGCGCGGGGTCTATATGTTCGGCGCGGGTTTCGGCTTCATTCATCGTTCAGGCTGATCTGTGTCAACAGGTTGAACAAAGGGCGGTTGATATAGAAATTTGTGCGCCCGATTTTTTTCTTTTCCACAAAACCGTTTTGCGCCAATGTATCCAGATGCTTTGCCGCCGTAATCCGCGACACGCCCAAATCCTTTTCGACGAATTCGATCTTGGTGTAAGGATAACGGAACAAGTTGTTCAGCAACTCCTGGCTGTAAATCCTGGGTAACTCGCCACGCAGCCGGTGTTTGGTAGCTTGCATCAGCTCACG from Sideroxyarcus emersonii includes:
- a CDS encoding nickel-dependent hydrogenase large subunit; amino-acid sequence: MADIGKLVLGVIWDGATVRATAIRSSRPMAAQLLPGKTPAQVLHIVPLLFSVCGKAQGAASHAALQAARQQPWPEAAQAEQAILCEAMQEHLWRMLLDWPKLLGMAPQEQRFAAWYALLRQVAAGEIGMEVFRREFERDGLGMPMAEWRGMVGYPELRTWWRKADSPVAQLLSALDECDGHGTDETRLLPLWTAAEAQQACAGRWDADFSARPDWQGAAAEAGAWSYHAADPMLQEVWRGSGSRVLARLLARVIDVVEMAGGQAAPRLDAASPAPGEGVAVVRTARGLLMHHVRLAAEKVAGYAIVAPTEWNFHPDGAFAQDMRGLAARDRGRLQQAVQIAALSLDPCVAYEIEVLDA
- a CDS encoding SlyX family protein, whose product is MIEERLINIETKIAFQEDQVEELNKTVYQQQQKLERLEAICEALARQVRSLSEARNEGMPANERPPHY
- the hsdR gene encoding EcoAI/FtnUII family type I restriction enzme subunit R, translating into MNEAETRAEHIDPALKAAGWGEVEGSRVMREYRITEGRLQGAGQRSKPEIADYVLVYRNHKLAVVEAKRRDLPYTEGLAQAKQYAGKIGARFTYATNGLRIYGVDMQSGVEGDVDAYPSPEELWNRTFAVANDWRERFAAVPFEDKGGMWGSRYYQDSAINAVLEAIADNRQRILLTLATGTGKTFIAFQLAWKLFKSRWNLKRDAARQPRILFLADRNILADQAYNSFSAFPEDALVRIAPDDIRKKGRVPKNGSVFFTIFQTFMSGQALTPGPSPEGRGEPTPYFGEYPPDFFDFIIIDECHRGGANDESTWRGILEYFAPAVQLGLTATPRRKDNADTYAYFGEPVYVYSLKEGINDGFLTPFRVKQYATTLDEYRYTSDDRLVEGEIEAGKLYEEKDFNRSIEIVEREKYRVKLFMDSINQREKTLVFCANQAHALLVRDLINQLKTVSTDSLYCVRVTANDGALGEQYLRDFQDNEKSIPTILTTSQKLSTGVDARNVRNIVLMRPINSMIEFKQIIGRGTRLYDGKDYFTIYDFVKAHKLFNDPEWDGEAEVDNGGDKAFPPIEPRTPPEARQPRPEYESKPKVRVKLRDGKERTIQHISVTTFWGPDGKPISAAEFLTLLFGQLPEFFKDEDELRTLWSLPDTRKKLLEGLAEKGFGKEQLAEMQKIIDAENSDLFDVLAHVAFAMQPITRKERAASAHQEIHDHFSDKQQAFLGFVLSHYVHEGVEELEQEKLTKLLRLKYHDSIPDAVADLGGDIAEIRNLFTGFQRYLYQGL
- a CDS encoding methyl-accepting chemotaxis protein; this encodes MPNFIKSSIAVKVQLTVQLLLLVVSIITAVSFYRIESEANMRGAENKIRALADGVINGANMLMLNGIISDVEQRKLFITKMGSGEDIKSLRLIRNKLVQEQFGKGLPEEQPEGEAEHKALDDGKEVYEQRGDVLHGIVPYTESKNFRGTNCLMCHNVPEGYHNGASVVDLDISANNAELRMLVWISIAVIVTVQIVLFFLFRFILHKFVSDPAGRMRSAIMEISSTGDFTRRVQVDSEDEIGQTAQSFNELMGNLQSAFRQVHDGIEKVAESSHSLSTSSQQVASSSTNQSEAAAAMAATIEQITVSIAQVSEGAREALRISRSSGELSDKGGEIIHRTAEEMKKIAETVRQTSVSIGNLGEQSTKISSIVKVIKEIADQTNLLALNAAIEAARAGEQGRGFAVVADEVRKLAERTTQSTQEVTQMIDTIQSASQAAVSGMDSTVLQVDSGVALAQQAGDAINQIKIESSQVLQTVSGISASLEEQSKASNDIAAHIEKVAQMTEQNSKAADQTAESANRLAELSDNMQTTVNRFRI